The Arthrobacter sp. D5-1 genome segment AGCGGTCCCTGCCTGCCCGGTAACCGAAGAACGCGGCCAAGGACCCGACCACCAGGAACAGGATTCCGGCTGCTGCGAAGCCACCCGTGGCTTGGTGCAGCTGTCCGACCAAGAGGGTGCCGACCGAGCCCACGCCATAGCCAACTCCCTGCATCATCCCGGACAGGTGCGCGGCCGTATGGGCGTCACGGGTGCGGACCATGATCATGGTGAGGGCCACCGCGGTGAGCGATCCTTGGCCCAGCCCGTTCAACCCCGTCCAGACCCAGATGAGTTCGGTGGGGCCGAAGATCGTGAGCGCGAACCCACCGCCCGTCATCAAAGCCACCACCATGTTGATGATCCGCTGGTCCTTGAAACGTGTGGCCAACGCCGGGGCAAACAGTGAGCCCAGCATCTGCAGCACGATCGACACCGAGACGATCAGACCCGCCGTGCTGCCGTCTATCCCCCGATCGCGCAGGATGGGCGCCATCCATGCGAACACACTGAACGACATCATCGCCTGCAGCACCATAAACATCGTGACCTGCCAGGCTACGGCTGAGCGCCACACGTTCACGCCACCGTGGACTGCCTGGTGCTTTATCGCCGGCTGGCGGATTGCCACCGGCAGGAACAGCAGAAGTACGACGGCGGCAGGCACCGCCCAGAACCACAGCGCCGAGGTCCAGTGGCCGGTTGCCGCAAAGACCGGATACGTGAAGCCCGCGCCAAGGGCCGCCGATGCGCATATTGCTGTGGTGTAGAGGCCGCCCATCAGGCCCATGCGGTGCGGGAAGTCCCTTTTGACGACGCCGGGAAGGAGGACGTTGCACAGGGCAATGGCCGCTCCGCAGGCCGCGGTGCCAGCGAGAAGCGTGGGAAGGTGTCCTGCTCCGGGGATCTCCAGGGGCCGCAGCAGCAGACCTGCGGTGAGGACGGCCATGGCGCCCAGGAGCACCCGTTCTGCTCCGAACCTGCGGGCAAGGATGGGGGCAAGCGGCGCGAACACGCCCAGCAAAGTGACCGGCACCGTGGTGAGGACCACGAGCGAC includes the following:
- a CDS encoding CynX/NimT family MFS transporter yields the protein MTSSTTPGYPEKSFLSDLAVDAEIGEEPPADPTQLRGKRGLVYLAICLVLIGLNLRTVFSSFSAVLPEITSDAGLPGWSLVVLTTVPVTLLGVFAPLAPILARRFGAERVLLGAMAVLTAGLLLRPLEIPGAGHLPTLLAGTAACGAAIALCNVLLPGVVKRDFPHRMGLMGGLYTTAICASAALGAGFTYPVFAATGHWTSALWFWAVPAAVVLLLFLPVAIRQPAIKHQAVHGGVNVWRSAVAWQVTMFMVLQAMMSFSVFAWMAPILRDRGIDGSTAGLIVSVSIVLQMLGSLFAPALATRFKDQRIINMVVALMTGGGFALTIFGPTELIWVWTGLNGLGQGSLTAVALTMIMVRTRDAHTAAHLSGMMQGVGYGVGSVGTLLVGQLHQATGGFAAAGILFLVVGSLAAFFGYRAGRDRFV